The genomic region AATGGCCGATGCCAAGATATTAATCTCTAAGTCTATCTCTTCTAAACGAGGATCAAAGTGAGTGTAATCACATTTGACATAATGACAAACCTGAGCCAAACAGTTGtcaatttcagtttttaaatagCAAACACCTTATGgtttaaatttatttttgtctatagcttcacataaaaacactattattatttattatcattttgaaCAATTTAATTGCACTTTGTACAAAAGCTTTCTTATAGACATTTCTTTGTGGATTCCTCTAGGAGACCGCGTGTAATAAATGAGAGAGATTATGTGTTCTGTCAAGAGCTTTCTTTTTGATACACAGCAAATACTTGCCATTGAGCTGCATCTGTGGTTTCTGGATATGTTCAGCTTTACACGTGATGAGTCCATCATAACAAAACAGTGCTTTGTACCAGGTTCTGGCTCACCTTTTAATTTCCCTAAGACGTATAACCTCTGcattacctttttaaaaaacatgatctgtgttctctgtaaaattattattttataaagaTCCATGGCCAGAGTTTATGTGGGTTTACATCATCGGACAGACGCTCGATCTGAGGgtctgtttgtctctgacaCTGAGGATAATGAAGGGCAGCAAAGCTGTGGttttatttggttattttatTGGCGTTTGGAGAGTCACCTCTACTCAGACTGAACAACAAAGCCTGTGTGCACTGTGTATGACACTGCAAGTGGAGCCACCACATGTTAAGTTTGTTAAGAAATTGTAACAAATTCGCctaaatccccaaatctgcatgtttttggactgcgggaggaaaccagagCGATAACTAAGCTAAAGACTGTTTTGCTTGTTAATTTTACTGTCACTAAATATAAGAGGAGAACTGAAGTTTGCTCTGACCTCTAGGAAGGGGAAGACGAAGCCGATGGTGAAGTTGGACAACCAGTTGAGGCATCCAGCCACGGTGTAGGCAGCCGGTCTGTGTGACTGTTTAAACAGCTCGGCCGTGATCAGGAACGGCACGCCAGCTACGCAGAGGTGAGGGgcgggaaaaaacaacaacttttattatttatgaggACACAttgtgacaaaagaaaacatgatccTGGTTCACTCTGCATTCAATTCTTCCATTGGTTTGATCTAACGAGACAGCCTATCAAGGCGCTGCAATACAAATCACATTTAATCACTCTGTACAGTTGCATGAATCTATTGGGTGCTGTGAAATTAACTTCAGAGTCTTCATTCATCAATTAGTTTATCAATAATCCCACGCAGGACTATTCTTTGGCAGTCATTCaaactaaacacaacacaaacggAAATGATAAACAATCCTCAAGCCCCAGCGCTGTTATATCGCGCTCCTTTTCTCCGTATGCATTTCATTatgtgttcattattatttagcAATCAAAGATTGACAAGAGAGGAAGGCGTTTTGTCAAGCTGGCAAAACTCCACCGCCACGAACCACAAGAAGCACAATAGTCGCTCAGACCAGTGCAATTCATTAGTTTGACATTATGTAGGATCCATGAGGTTTTGTCTCAGCCCTAAACACACAATTCTTCATTGTTAGAAGTGAAAGCTGTGAAGGAGAAATATACATTAGTAAAAAGCTGTGATGACGAGCTCTGGAGTGATGCCCTCATTATCTCTGCATGATAATTGCGTGGCGGAAGGTTTAATATCATCAAACCAATAACGAGGCCATAATTTGTCAACATCCGCGCTACGTATGGAGGGGCTTCATTGTGCATGCAAGGTTTCGTGCGAGGCAAATCATATTCATCACGGCTAGCTTATGAACAATGAGCCATTAAAAGTCTAATTGCGGCAAGAGAAACTTGTCCGCGTGCCAAAGTATGGATTTTGCCGCCTTGACGGATGATGTAATATAAACTAGATTTGTTCTAATTCATCATCCTCACAGGTCCAGTCAACATGGCTCCAACATTGTAAACTATCGCCGGTTAATTCACTCCTCCTCAActtacacacacgtacaaacaGCGGTGGGAATAGATGTAGTGTGGCATTTCCAATGTCCTAATTTACAAgactaatgaaaaacaatatctCTTTACagtgaggggggaggggggggatttTAGGTTTGGGTGCCTGCTATTGTGCTGGCAtccagcagagagcagtgtgACCTCACACACTGGAATGTTGCTGTCATGGAGATGTGGAAGTGGAAAAGTTTGAATTAGCACTTCATGTTGCTCTTTACggtttaaatgtgcattttatgcatagtttgcagtgtgttttatgttgctAAAATAACAATGAACACACTACGACTATtgctaccactactactactgagAGGTTGGATTGAGCAAAGACATGTACCTGGGCCTATGCAGAAGCCGGCGATTATTCCAACAACGCAGCCCACACTGATGTAGCGCATGAACGCCAGCTCCGTCTGTGAGAAGAGAACAACACGGTTAATCATTAATGTTCATTTTATCATTATGGATACATACGTAACGTgagtgattaattaattaacggCACGTGGGGCTaattacacatacagtaaatattctACTCTTACATCCATATccttaaaggcccagtgtgtaacattgaggagggtttatttggcagaaatggcTTTACAGACGAcccataagtgtgtttgtataggtGCATAATTGCTTTTAAGGggctatatgtaagaaatgtattatttcataagtcataaaatgtccatgatatgtcatcagagattaaggaaaaatgttaaattaaaaactgataacaataacacacaaccgAGTTTTACACTTTAAATATGTGGGTATGTTCTTGAACACAGTGTAATGCTCTCACTTCAAGTGTCAAGAGGTGAAAGCCAGCAatgaaaataagacatttaactAACTTTCAAACATCTCTGATTCAGGGAAACTAATCTTTAAAGACGATgtaaaaaatgtcactgaaaatGAACTGAAACACGGACTGAGAGAGAAACCAATGCTGTGCATTACTATTATTCCCTTAAAAAGCATTGAACTGTATGCAAATGAAGGTCATATTTTTGGACATATAGGACGACACTGTACCTGGAAGAGGACAGACACAGTGATCCCTGCACAGCAGATACCCATGAAGAGGAAGCCGCCAATCATCAGAGGTTTCCTGCCCAGACGATCGATCATGAAACACTGAAAGGACAAAGAGTCGTGAGTTCTTTTTTAATCCTCTCAGCATACACATTAGTATCTGTTGTGATCTTGTAAGCCTCATTATAATGATGTTAATGAATGTCCCCGATAATTTCACAaagtcaaacaaagaaaaatatcgAGTATTAAGATCTTTTTGAAGTTAGATTAgtataatctttatttttttattcagtgtttattGATGTAGGGACCAGTGCCAGATACCAAGACGTTAATCCAGGTTCCCACACATTgcttgacatcaaattcaaggacttttcaatgACTTTCCAGAATCgatttcctcaaattcaaagactgaatttgctgacacagcttaagatgggacgGCAACTTGTAAAACAAGTGCTTGtccttggaatttgcattttccAGACATAATCACAtaattgtctctctctctctctctctctctctctctctggttaaCGTTACTCGCTCGTTGTTCCTAtgtggaatctcacgtcaacagtgGAGACAGGCATTGGACAGTGTCCACCACAACACTGCTGGTAATAACATCACAACCACTTGTTCTGCGTAAAGTCttcgtacatcaagcaatgcaggacatgaaacagtaggtggcgtcgtaacaaacaagagCGACTAACTCATTTAagtaaatatcaacttaacttctttcttcacaaaaacactttcaatgacccatgtctatgcttttttttctccaaattcacaaactttcaaggatttcaaggacacGTCTGAACCCCTGATTAATAAACTGCTGTCATTGAAAACACCCCTCCCTTCATGAGCctgaatacaaatacaacacaacagaaaccaCTTATTGTGACGCAaaattaacagaaaaataagtgATTATTTATGATCATCTGTTTTAAAAAAGCGCCTCTGACACTGTTATCAAATTGTGTTCACCGTTTTCTCTCTTAAActcaaaaaaatattaaattcacaGTGATATAAAAATCAGCCAGCACCTTTTGGAAACTTGGCCAAAGGAATCTTTACCCATATAAGTTTAAAGAATCCTTtattacaatatataaaaaagagtattttttttttccttttcaagcACAGCgtgaaacacaagtgtgtgttttttagtctGTTTGAAGTGGagtaatataatatcatgaaCTCACCCCCAGAACTCCAGAGATGACCTCGATGGCACCAGTTCCCACTGTTGTGTACTGAATGTGAGGCTCTGGGATCCCGGCGTTTTTAAATATCTCATTTGTGTAGTACCAGATCTGAAATTGACAATGATCATTTCATTAATGTGACGTGaatgcctcacacacacacacacacacacacacgcacaaatacacagatgctttgtctttcttcttcttcttcttttcttaagCAGCTAAAAAAGTCGCacacatgatgatgatcatgagtgatcatcatcatcaggccGACCATCATTCATGCATTTGAGACGGAGCGCTCCATCAGTATGAACTCCTGACAACTTCTCCCCTTGAAATTAATTTGCGTACGCTCATTAATCACACTTTGCTGATGCAACATCCATCATTGATGAGGTGTGGACGAGATCGTGATCGGCGTGGTTAAATGTTGTCTTGTTGATTTagtgaccgtgtgtgtgtgtgtgtgtgtgtgtgttacatacaCACTGGTCTGTCTTTAAACTGGAAACTTAGAAGAACAATTGGAAAACATCATCAGCTGTGgagattatgactttttcttgaGAGTACGAATTCATACTAATTGGATTATTGCATTGCGTGTATGCAGTACATGGATGCATTAGTTCCTGCTAATCTCATCACGTATGCATATTTAATCATTATATTCCCAATACACAGTCAGAGGGAGGCACCTTAAAGGCATTCTGCTCCTGTTTAAGCCAACTTATCtgcttccatccatccatggtGGCAGTAGGATAAACAGAGCAGAAAGATGCTCCTCTCCACAGCAACACAGCTCAACTCTTGAGTTTAGCCACCAGTAAAACTATTTGGTAACTTACGCAGACATCCAAAACAGCTCTAAAGCATTTCCAAAAGGCAAAAAGAACGGTCATACTGCTCAGGCTTCTCCTACATCCGTGGTTATGTATATCTCAGAAGCTAATTATGGTCAGGTGACATCTAAAACGTGCAGGACAGGGGTCcccaaggaccaggattgggaacaACTGTTGTTAAATAGTGTTCCTTTAGCTTTACTTGTGTTTTACTTCTATATTCTAATATATACTCTTTTCAAGGGGAAGGAACCATGTATGGCATCTTCATggaccttgattttctacataaaaataatacattttagatTTCTGTATCCTCCAATTATCGACCAATCCTCCAAATTTCAATGAGTGCCCCTGTAAATGTTAAGTTAGGTCCGATATGGCAGTCTAGCTGCTGGCGCTAAATCAATTTGCTGATTTGCTGAAGAATTATTCAATCAAACTTGCATAAAATGACATACATCTCTTGGAAATTGATGGGTTTTCTATTCAAGGGAATAGTCAGTGTAGAAATAGTCAGAAATGTTGCACATAATCTGCTCTCTGTCACGATCAATACAGCGACTCGGGTCGCGACGTCTtcagaaagtttgggaaacaccgctCTATTACACACAGATTTTTCTGGTTCTTCTGCATGAAGCCttccagtgtttctgtgtggaacATCTGCGGCCGTGGTACTCGGCAGGGTGTAACCCTGCTGGGAAATGAAGCTAGCATGTGAGCCAGCATGCCTAGAGCTTCCATCCACATGGAGCAATGAGTACAAAGAtgtgtttgactttgtgtttgagGGAGTGTGGATGGCCCtccttatgtggaggaaacactgagagagagagtgagcaccAGGAGATAATGAGGCGTGGTCCTGTTGCTCCCTGCTTAGTCGCTCAGTGACTGCATGTGGGATTGTAATGTATGAACAGGAAGAGATGCAAATGCATACACAGCTGGGGACTCTGGGAACTCTCACTCTCTTATaataactgcacacacacacaagtttgtggAGCTATTCTTCTTCGGACACTGCGctgccattcatttggacagcgtCAACAAAATGTTATTCACCAAAATTTCACCATAATCATCATTAAAAATTAGGTTCCACCTCATCAGGACCGGGTTTTGGTCTCTCTGTGGACAGCTGGCcctgaagaggtaacacacgccacaacacaaaagacaacaggcccaaaaatgttttcttccaCATACCGCATCGATGCCGGACAGCTGCATGCCGACGTTGACCACAATAATGCTGATGACCTGCCAGCGGACGCAGCGGTCCCTGATCAGGCCCCAGACAGAGACGCTCTGGACGGAGGACAAAGAGCGCTGCTCCTCCTGCATCTCCTCGATTTGCGCCTGGATGTTTCCTTTAGTGCGGTACCACTTTAGggctgaggaaaataaaaacaagtgcttttcagaggtgatgatgaagatataAAGGTAACAACAACATGGAACTTCAAGGTCCAACATGTAAGGCATGTAACATTTGCAGTATTTACATGTCCAGGGGCAAAAAGAGGCAAGCTTTGACCAATATTGTCTCTTGTAGAGTTCTCCATGATCGTCTAAAACCAACGATAAAATAAACTTTCTCTGGAAGTCCAATTTAGCTATGGGATGACGCTTCGACCTACTTTCTGCCACGACCGAGCGTCTCATTACTCTCTGTGTCTATGGCTTTGTTGACGTAGGGAGTGTTCAAACGATTCCATCTCCTAAACATCGTAAACGAAACAATTGAATGcagcatatttatttaaagggtTTAGTGTTCCCTGTGGGAATCAAAGGCAATGGTCGGATCAGCTCCCAAAACAGAAACCCTGATGGCAACACACAGGAGTGTGACGTCACTTTCAGGCAGTTATTTGTTTTCTCAATATGTCGTGATGAAGAATGTCGCATATTAGATCTTAAGTGGAACAGGAGAAAAAAGCATCGTGACACATTCTTTACTCCATgtaatcagagagagagagaaagaagtagGATCCACTCTCTGACCTGCGATGGCGGCGTGCACATTTCCCTTGTCTATCAACAGGTAGCGTGGACTCTCTGggaaccatggcaacagcatcACCTGGACAGTGGCAGGGAACACCACGAGGGACAGAAGCAGAGGCCAATTCTCTTCCTGTAtggagagaagacaagacaCCTTACTACACCATCAGCTGCTTGAACTGTGCCGTGAGAGGTTCAGGGTCTGAGTAAAATATGTTAACGTCATGGCAGCAAAGAAGTCCTTCCTTGATCAGATGTATTATAGGTGGTTGGATGTCAAGAGCATCACCTGATCAAGTTCAATAACATACAGAATGTGAAGCTCACTTCTGTGAGGAGATTCAAGCTGAGATAGAACGCATCAGAGTTTAAAGTCCTTTGAGCTAAAAATAACTGCCACAGGTCAAAGTACCTTTCCCAGCAGTTCATGGAGCCCCAGGACCTGAGCAATGAAGACCCCGAGACAAATGTGGATGCTGGGAATGAGGCCCAGGAAACCTCGTAGTGTCTTTGGCGCAATCTCACCGAGGTACATTGGCACCACGCTGAGCGAAATACCTGTTGAAAGACACATGCGATAacaatgtttattattatgttttacttGTAATTATTATCAATGTTTTCTAATGGTAACACACTAAAGAGATTGTTGACATATTATCATACTATCAACACTGATTTATGGTTTAATTGGTTTGAGGACGAGCGTGACACACTTGACCTACCTGAGTGTACTCCTGTGATGAAGCGGCCAATGATGACCATGGCAGGTGACCCGCACCCTCTGCTGAAGGCCATCAGAGCTCCGCCTATAAACACCAGCATGCTGGACCTCACCACTGTCCCCCTCCTGTTTGGACACACTCAGCTTTTACTCAACTTTCTTGCAGAGACACAGGGCGACGAcattgacaaacacagacacacactgaccttccATATCTGGTGACTAGTTTGGCCACCAGCAGAGCCCCCACCATGCCGCCGATGGCAAACACCGACACAGTGAGGGAGTACAGGATGGTGATGAACTTCTCATCTGGAGTCCAGTGGTAGGATTCTGTAATCGACTCATTGTAGAATGCTTTGATGTACTGTTGGAAGACACAATAAAggatttaaatgcattttaaagatTGTCCAAGTATATTACACAGAGAAATTAAACTGCAGTGGGGAAAGCGGTGCAGAGTCATTGTCATGCATCTTattcatgttgtttatttatttatatatttttaatagacATGAACTTCAatcaggggccacacggttggtgtagtggttagcacttgcattgtgtgtgtgtgtgtgtgtgttttctccgggttctcctcCCAAGacgtgcagatttggggattaggtgaattggacactcttaattgaccataggtgtgagagtgaacggttgtttgtctctctacatgtccagggtgtgaccccacatatcgctctatgtcagctgagattggcacagcgccccccgcgaccctcatgggGAGTATGAAGCGGtacaaaatggatggatggatgaagttCAATTAGAGTCCACTGCGGAAGTCAAACTGATTTGCTGAGAAAGAAAGAGGCCATATATTGGCTCAAATCAAAGAGAGTCAACAACAGTAGCCGGGCCGGCATCAGATTTCATTCAGGTTTATCTGACAGTGAAGACGCCAGTGAAGTGAAtctaattcatttgttttctttctttaaaaaaaaaaaccccgaaaAAGATAATCTAAAGGAATGACTGATTCTGACAGATGAATGATGGAAAAAGAAGAGCAaagttttaattcatcaatTCCTTAATGAGCTGCATGTACACATTGCTCCATGATATATGAAAAGTGTTATCTTGGAGAGTTTGGTGCTGATGCAACACACAATTATGAAAGGATCAAAGTGTGCTGCTGGACTGAGGGAAACACAGATCCAATATGCAGCAGCGCAGTATTGGCAGGAATATCAATCTTATTAAGTGGATGAGGCATAACTGATCCTCTCACATTATAATAGTAAACagtaataatgaattaataaatcaattttctgTTTCACTCATTGTTCATTAGCCGTGGAGACACTTAATGTTGGTCACACCTTCCTCATGTGATGATGTGCTATTTTTTGATGTTCAGCTGTTTATGTGTTAAGGTTTAGAGATTCTAGTACCAGATATAAGTGTTTTAATGATGttgagagaaaatcagtcagGCTGGTGGATCATTTGCAGgatttgtccatttttccatgTGGGAACATGACAAATCAATGCAGTTCTTTACATGGTGAAACACATGACAGTAAGTTTTCATAACATCACATTTATGGGAAATTCACATTCGATGGTCCTGACTCCTCCCACTTCAACCTTTCACATGTCTCAAACTAGACATTCATGGAACGacagatgcttttttttgtcgtcaACATCTGTGACTGTGCACAAATATCAACCACTTCagaatgtatttgtatttttggcttttttttcttagttgtatcagttttttaatcaacattgAAGAACGTTTGTCAAATATGATcctgtaagtgcttttgcccctttttgaaaataactttcaatatctggcagttatttacaatttactgcttgttaaaatactgttttaacaattcaaaatgatggaaaacaaaacaacactgtagttgtacacaagcACAAGATTTTGTGTTGTCTTGATGCTGATTTactgcgagtgaaattaccgtaataaccacactgacgagcaacttctcagctttcagaaaccgttggaattttgtGTGCAAACGTGTTGTCTGCCATACGCTCGGTGCTAAAGGGTCGAAATGTTAAATGTCAAGGGTGacacacaaaatcaacacaTCTGCAAACACTAGTAAATGCTTATACGTGACCTATTACCATCCTCAAAACATCCACATTTCAGCTCCCAGTCCAATCCGATAATCATTTTACTCATCAGCTAATAGCTTTAAACGAGAGACACTAATCTTTCCACGGCTCGTCTATTCATCTATCGAGCTTCGACCAGCTGCAGCAGATGCAGCTATCTCCTAATAACCAGCGTAATACGTGGCACCAGAGCTCCCATGCTCCAGCCATGCATGGCCAAACAGGAATGAGTGCAGAGCTTAGTCACTGCCACTGCAACAAATCCAACATGGGAGGAAGGGAACATAGCACATCATTGGTAAAAACGACAGAACATCAATGACACGGTGAGACACGCAGCAGCTTCTACATCTGATACACGGGGGCCACATGACTCCACATGACTGCGAACAAAGCGTCTGACCTTACTATGATAACTGGGATTTACAAGGATCAAGGAGAGTTGCAGTGGCAGTGGGGGAAAAGTAGCCAACCTTCGTGGGCTGCCGGCGCCTTAACTGCTGcacattttaatgcattttccTGCCTTCATTAAATCGTTAATTAACCTTAAATGAAACTCAGTGAGATTAAGAATCTCTTTGCGAGAGTGTCCAACACCTCAACATGTTTACCtgactgtaaatgtgttgtgcATTAGATTTTAGATTTAGCGCTTTAGCCAGCACGATGGCGtatagggccaaactgaagaattaagtcataatattatgagaacaaagttgtaatctttcaaagaatgaagttgtaatattatgagattaAGATTGTTATGCTAACAAAATCTCAGAGGATCAGCAGCAACCTGTGTCAAGATGAAAATACACGGAGCATTTCAAAGTTACATTTTGACTgtggcttcacaaataaagaaatacttttGTCTCATCAGCACCAGATTATCTTTAGCATCTGCTAAGCGTCTGCATTCTGTTGCTACGtaacaataatacaatagatgatgataaaaaaagtaatattctgactttattcatgtaaaattctgactttattctcataatattccgactttattctcgcaaaattctgactttattctcatcaaattctgactttattctcgtaaaaaaAAGTTCTCTCTTAAAATGACGACTTCTTCAATATTAAGacttattctcataaaattccaacttttatctcataaaattatgactcttttaatattacgactttattatatataaaaatgtttttcctcttcagtttcTGTCGTAAACCAGCATGtctgtaaataataattaacatttaaaacttaTTTCAGGACAACCTGAATGAATTACGATTGATCGCTTATTAGCGACACGTGTACTTTAACTGTAACATAtgaatgtattgttttgatGAAGTGACCATTGTCTTTTATAAGAAAGagtttctctttcttctgtgtTGCTGCACTTCCACAGCCACagataaaatgaatataataatagAGCTAACTGGACTGAATTGAGTAGACGGCTGCTTGGCTGGCAGAGCAGTGCTTATGGGAAGCTCTGTGTCCATTAACATCTAAATTGCAGTTTAAACTTCCCATTTTCCCATTTTCGCCCCACTGTTCATTCAAACTTGGAGAATGGAGAAACTATTTCACTcgagttgatgatgatgatgacagcgAGTTGATTATCGGGACGATGAGATGTGTAATAGTGACACAAACCTGTGCAGGGGAGTTGACCACCGCCAAATTGTAGCCATAGAGCATGGAGCTGCCGAATGAGGACAGGAAAGCCACCGCCAGCAGTGACCTTGTGAGTTGCTGAGGGAAAAgatgaggagaaaaacacagtgtgagggAAACATTTGAAGCTACGGGGCGTAACACAAACAATTACGTCACATTGTTTGTGTGCGGCGTCCTTCTCGGActctgtcaggcaaaactatcagacctgactgaaggagCGTATTGTGTGTATACACCGGTGAATaatttgtgtttgcagtcatcTCGCTTTACAGAAATGTCAGCAGACATTCCTTTGACAACAGTTTGACTCAAATGGACATTTGTGTATATATTAACGTTAAAGGTggggtgggagatcatttttttactgcatggcttaaaatttggcacaaaaatgaaaaatgtcagtaaaaacaCCGTCCAATCATAGTGAACGGCCcgaagaccagagtgaacatctttgtgatcttttgagagaatttgttgtttttcatcatcggTGTTGAACAAGTATCCGCTCTCCTGcgctctggaggcggagctttggAGGAAGGGGCTTGAACTTTTGAATTGAAAATGCAGCCTGCTTaaactgtttttccagtttttccTCCAACCCTATGTCCAAATATAATGTCACTTTTTAGGTCCCTAACAAATCATGTGCGGCATCTTGAGAAAAGTTAGCTTCAGACTAAAGTTTCTACGCGGCACAGGGGTGGCCTACAAATGTTAGAATTCATCACGCGTCCGTTAACCCCCTTTTCCCTAAATCACATGAGCCACACTCTGTGTATTTTCACCAGGAACGGCCTGAAGCTACTCTCATGGCTGCCATCCTAAATTCCAACACACACAGGGCCCATTGGATCACACCCCTCCCCAAGGTAGACAAAGGTAGATGGATGTCCTCAcctcacccccacacacacacacacgtgtttgtaCACTAATATTCTGGGTCAAAAGAAACACACTCATGTGAACATGGAGGATGTTGTTAATATAAAGACAGTGAGCAGGAACCCTCTGAACAATGACAGCACAGATGCCTTAAAGAAACCTAATTTCACCCTGATGGAAAGAGTTAGATAATTACACGGGGGGGTAGAAGTAGCTCATACTGTAGCAGACAATGCTGCCCAGTCATCATCAGTTTAAACGTATTATCTGTCGGACGGCAGCACATAGAACATGTGAGActgcagcactttggtcaactgttTTTTAGAAGCTTTATCTTCTCGTTTTGTGAGGTAAATCCTGGCAAAACAACTACATTTCTGATAATAACCAATTCAAACCTTTGGTGACTAAAAGGAAACGAAGagaacacatttcacatttttcaataaaaaataaaacaaaacttaccCCATTGCCCTTTGCATCACCTTCCACTAACAGCTCCTccgccatttaaaaaaagaaaataattccTGCTTGTCTGCGATAAGGAACAGCTCATGTGCACAACTTTTTGACAAACTCTCCACTCACTCATCCCACAT from Solea senegalensis isolate Sse05_10M linkage group LG6, IFAPA_SoseM_1, whole genome shotgun sequence harbors:
- the slc2a15b gene encoding solute carrier family 2 member 15b, with translation MAEELLVEGDAKGNGQLTRSLLAVAFLSSFGSSMLYGYNLAVVNSPAQYIKAFYNESITESYHWTPDEKFITILYSLTVSVFAIGGMVGALLVAKLVTRYGRRGTVVRSSMLVFIGGALMAFSRGCGSPAMVIIGRFITGVHSGISLSVVPMYLGEIAPKTLRGFLGLIPSIHICLGVFIAQVLGLHELLGKEENWPLLLSLVVFPATVQVMLLPWFPESPRYLLIDKGNVHAAIAALKWYRTKGNIQAQIEEMQEEQRSLSSVQSVSVWGLIRDRCVRWQVISIIVVNVGMQLSGIDAIWYYTNEIFKNAGIPEPHIQYTTVGTGAIEVISGVLGCFMIDRLGRKPLMIGGFLFMGICCAGITVSVLFQTELAFMRYISVGCVVGIIAGFCIGPAGVPFLITAELFKQSHRPAAYTVAGCLNWLSNFTIGFVFPFLELATGPYCYLIFCVICLGVAIYTIFIIPETKNKTFMEISQMFASRNNILEEELTSNGHLKMAMMNGYGTLSQYDEKYEIE